The following DNA comes from Capsicum annuum cultivar UCD-10X-F1 chromosome 7, UCD10Xv1.1, whole genome shotgun sequence.
ttttcttttcataATCGTAACATCAGGATCAACTTGCGAGCAGCCCAACTATTAAAAAGTCTCTGTATTTACCATATGAATTATGAAAAGAAAATGTCCAGACCAACATGCGCATACCTTGACTACTTAACCAGAGACCTGCAACTTCCCACCAGCATAAGTACCAGGCAAAGTATTACTAATGCTATATCAATCtgtcaaataaatcatcagaTGTAAGGATCATCACCACTTTCTTCATATGATTGATTTGGACTCTGCAACTTGTGTTTTTAATCAAAGCCAAAGCAGAACTGTCCTGTTTACCAACACAGTTATTTTTGGACTCTGCAACTTGTGTTTTTAATCAAAGCCAAAGCAGAACTGTCCTGTTTACCAACACAGTTATTTTTGGATATGTTGGTTGTCTAATATACCACAATCACTAGAAAGTATAGTTTTGGTATCTCTAGATGTGGCATATACCACAATCACTGGAAAGTATACTTTGGCATATCTAGATTTTGACCTTTAAATCCATCTAGAATGGGCTTACAGACTACTTGCTTAAAGCTTGGAACTTTTCAAGCTTTTActgttagaatatgaataggaatagcatatagaatTCTACTTAAaaagggattgtaatgtagtgtcctattaggaataggattggaatgtagtgtctataaatagggtctcaatgtaataatttagggACAAcaattttcaataatattttctccattaattctcacatggtatcagagcgttGGTGAGAAACATCGAAAAAAAAGAAAGGTCACCATGCGTCAATTCCGGTGACTGAtttgtgtcatattttatattgctCAATCTAACACCACAGGTGATCAACGAGTGTATTTATCTGGcaaggaatataatgagtatcttcaGTATCAAGCAAGTAAGCATATATTTCTACCAATAGCCTCAACTGCACAATCTCCTAcctttggatcatgggttgtggactcaggtgcttctgatcatatttctggtGATAAATCACTTTtgtctgatattgtttattcacaatctcttccGGCTATTACTTTAGCTAATGAAATTCAAACAGAGccaaaaggagttggacaagccaaacccctatcttctgtcactctagactctgttctttatgtccttggttgtccttttaatcttgcatctgttagtcatttgacacgtgcccttgattgtagtataactttttatgatgattcttttctaatgcaGGACCGCAAAACGGGACAGACAATTGGCAtaggacatgaatcacaaggcctttaccatcttgcctcttcaaattccttcacaaatatttgggcttgattatagtgacactttctctCCCGTGGCTAAAATAGCATCAGTCCGTCTTTTTCTCTCTATGGCTGCCATtcgtcattggcctctttatcagttggacattaagaatgtttttctgtctggtgatcttgaggaagaagtttatatggagcaaccacctggttttgttgctcagagggagtctagtagccttgtTTGTCGATTGCGCAAGTCACTCTTATGGTTTGAAACAATCTCCTCGAGCCTGGTTCGAAAAGTTTAGCACAGTTATTcaggagtttggcatgattcatagtggagctgatcattcagtgttttatcgtcattctgaaccaaatctgtgtatttatttggtggtttatgttgacgATATTATTATCCCCGGCAATAATCAAGATGGCAACACTAActtgaagcaacatctctttcagcaTTTCCAGACTAAAGACCTTTGCAGATTGAAATACTTTTtaggtattgaggttgctcagtccagctcaggtattgttatttcttaacgcaagtatgctttagacattcttgaggaaaTCGGAATGATGGGATGTcgacccattgacactcctatggatccaaatgctgAACTTCTGCCAGGACAGGGGAAGCCACTCAGTGATCCTAGAAGGTATAggcggttggttggaaagttgaattatctcacagtgacTAGACCTGACATCTCTTTTCCTGTGAGTGtcgtaagtcagtttatgactttcccctgtgatagtcattgggatgcaaTTGTTTGGATTTtgcgatatataaagtcatctccaggtaaaggactactTTTTGAGGATCGAGGCcatgagcatatcattggatatacaAATGCTGATTCGGCAAGATCACCCTCTAATAGACGTCCTATATCTGGATATTGTATTTTAGTATGAGGTAATTTGGTGTtctggaagagtaagaaacagagtgtggttATCTAGTGCCCaagcagaatatcgagcaatggctACAGCAACTTGCGAGCTGATTTGGATCAAGCAATTgctgagagaattaaaatttAGAGAAACTGGTAAGATGAAACTTGTATGTGATAATCAGGCAGCTCTTCATATTGCAtctaatccagtgttccatgagaggaccaagcacataagattgattgtcactttgtcacagaaaagatactctcgggagatattgttacaaaatttgtgaagtcaagtgatcaacttaCTGATATCTTCACTAAGTTCCTCACCAGTCCCcatattaattacatttgtaacaagcttggtacatatgacttgtatgcaccagtttgagggggagtgttagaatatgaataggaatagcatatagaatTCTACTTAgaaagggattgtaatgtagtgtccaaTTAGAaataggattggaatgtagtgtgtataaatagggtctcaatgtaaaaATTTAGggacaacaatttcaataatattttctccattaattctcacaTTTACCATGAgtaatatactccctccgtcccattttatgtgtcgtcatttccTGTTTTGGTCCGTCCCGAAAAGAATgtcacctttccttatttggcaactatttaatgacatcattctcattttattcttagtgggtcccacttattaagaaaagacaactaaaaggtaaatattaaattaactttaagaggggcaattttgtaaactttacaaagtcattacttatttcttaaattccttGAAGTTTCCACCTTTGATATTGGTTAACAAAAAGAACAATCTTATCCCTTATTTATCAGACTAAAAATGAGTTCTTGACTGCAACTGACAACAAGTACTATGTAAAGAACACGTAACTTCCAATTTTAAGAAAAGTACATCCCAATATATTAAAGCTCCCGGACCAAACATCAAACAGCAAGGCATGACTAATCAGAATTCAAACTCAAACAAAACATCAAGGCATCACCAGCAGTTAAGACGTACACTGAGATATGACTAATCAGAACACGATGAGCTAAAAACTGGAATCACCAGCAGCCAATTTCCATCCAAACTCACACTTAATCATCATCCAGTTCACATCTTAGCCCTCTACCTGACAAGACAACATTGGAACAGCAAACAGTGACACCTTTGTAGACCAACCTTCACAACTGGGGCTGTCTTTATTTTGTACACTACATGACGATAACCTATTAAGAGAAGATATTTATAAGGGGTCGTGGTGGAAGAACTAAATTTCAACAGAGAAGAAAGTTTGATGAAGCTAGTGCTATGTTGCCAGATTCAGCACTTCGAATCCTCAGAATGCAACATCTTGTTTGAAGAAAAACGTGGACATGCACAGCCATATTTGTGGGTTTATTTCAAGAAACACCAAAATGCTCCAAAGAAAcaccaaaatgtatcatgatcctTTACTTTAATGAGTCAGTCCAAGTGTATGATCGAAAGTATCCTACTACAACTTTAAACATATCACACGGGTATCTAATAAAGCATAGGAATTACAAAAACAGCTCTTTTTTAAATAAACAGTACACAAAAGTAGTGCTCAATTAGTGTGCCTTCTGCCATGGAGAAATGCATACAGTGTGTTAGTTCAAAATATATGAGTTATTACCTTCATGAACTTTTCTTGAAAATAGCAACACTGACAAAAGTGGAGAACAACGCTAGAAAAGCTCCATTTCTTGAGAGCATAAACTCAATCCAGGTCAAgggtttagtaatctcagttaaaACATTTTGGAATTGCTCATGCAGAGCTTCCAGTGAGCTGGTGTTATCAATTACAATATCTGCCTTTGACCGCTTGAGATCCAGGGACATCTGTGCATTTATCCTCCTTTTGGCCTCCTCCTCCGTAGATCCATCTCTTGTCATGAGCCGCTGCAGCTGTGTCTCAGGGTCAACCCAAATAACAACAATGGGTTTAGTCCATTTATCCATCTTGGCCTCAAACAAAAGAGGAACATCCAGAACAATAATGGAGCAACCCTTTATCCACAACTTTATAACTTCCATTAAAATGCCACGTGAGATAAATGGTGCTAGCAACCTACAGAGACATAATTCCATGTTCAAAACCTTACATTGCAAAAGAAACCATTATGTGATACTGCACCAATTCAACTCTTAgacaatctgataaaactaggCCTAAATATTATTTAGAGcaaagcaagaaataaatagtaGCATCTATTCCAGCAAGCATATGGTGGAAAGTGGAATCTAGAGAAATGCTATATGTTTTGAAGACAAAGGAGAGCCCATTGAGAGGATCAAAATGAACTGTttacttttgatttattttgggtGTAAACAGAGTTATATTAATGATGCTGGAGCAGAGACAAAACTTATAGTATAATATCTTTAAGAATAGAAAGAGATGCATTTTTTGGCAGTTTATAAATACTTTTGATAGCACCAAGATAGTTACCttttatcaacaaaaaaattaaaaaaaaatagtagcctCATATTCTGTAATTTAAGTACAGTTTACTGCTACTTATCTTCTCCAGAGGCAGCAGTATTGCCAATGATAAAGCAAACAATCTCAACAGGCCAACTTTAGATCATTATTGCCATAAAACTACTATATAGACCATATTAAATCTTCAAGCTTGCCCACAAAGTTGAATAGCTCCTATGTTTGTTGTCGGAATTGTACTCTTAAACAATCAATCAAATAAGCCTCATTGCCAGAGTAATCTGAGGTTGACAATATGAATCCTCTATCTCTGTTCAGGCTGTTTTATTCCACCACTCTATAAGTAGTCTTTTAAGACTACAAAGAGTTTCTGTAACCTGGAGCTTCTCTAAATCTAGATGTATTTCTAAACTGAAACAGAATCTAGTCCAGCAAGAACAGCAATCCTGCAATTATCATCACATGCCTTAATGAGTGGAAATAGCTTCAAACACGAGGCATCTGTAGGTCTTCATTTCTCAAAGAGTTACTAATCCGCCAATACAATGAGATGATTATTTTTTACTGACCAAAGTCAAAGTAAACAGCCTCTTGGGAAATGCAGgataaggctgcatacaatagacccttgtggtagGCTGTTCCCAAGATCCCGCGCATAGCGAGAGCTTAGTGCACCAAGATTCCATTTTTAAAGTCAATCAAATGCCATTTATAAAAGCTTTTTTAAGCATTTAGTTCCAATATTTTGATATGTAAAAATTTGATATCTCTAGTGTTTACTTGTAGTTTCAATTTCTCTGAGTTCATCCCTAATATCACTCCAAAAGTTGGTTGATGAGCATTCTCAAGTACCAAGGCATGGAAGCACAATGTCTCATTTTTCGTGGAAAACTTTAAGTTCACAAGGAAGCTCCAAAATCACCATGATGAAAGCAAACCAGAATCAGCAATAGGTTCAGTTCCAGATACACAGTTTTTTTCTAGATATCTCTTTCTTATTGATGTTGTTCTGGTGAAAACGAGAAAAAGCAAGATGATGGACtatatttcttcttctcttgattTGACAACAAATATCCAATTGACATAGCAAATACAGGACTAATCAGCTGTCGGGCgattccttttttttatttttctaaccttTTGACATCACCTTATATCTGACTTACATTTGAGCATGTAAAATTAATAGCAATAAACCAGGAACTCTTAAGCAGTAGAATTTTGCTCAGCAACTATTTTATAGTTTCATAACTATTTTACCTGTTAAGAAGCTGACGTTTTTCAGGATCAGCAAATACTATTTGACCTAGCTTTGCCCGATCAACTTCTCCATTATCCAGCAAGATGTCCTCACTAAATGCAGCCACAACCTTTTTCCAACCACCAGTTCCTTTCTTCAAAACGTTCTacataatttcatgtttttgtcAGTAAAGAGCTAGCTTTATCTAAGGATTTACAAAATTTAGCGGATGGAGACACAACTCAAGTACAAACATTTAAGACTCTTTGCAttcaataaaaaaactaaatgaacCTAGTAATAGAatgagaaaagcaacaacaacaacaacatacccagtgtattcccacatagtggggtctggggagggtagagtgtacgcagaccataccactagtTAAGGTGAAgtagaggttgtttccgatagacccccagcttaggacTGATAACAGTGTAGcaatcacaaaacataaatgcgtatagactagtacggtatgcaaaataaactaacaccgctattctacataatttcatgtttttgtcAGTAAAGAGCTAGCTTTATCTAAGGATTTACAAAATTTAGCGGATGGAGACACAATAACTCAAGTACAAACATTTAAGACTCTTGGCAttcaataaaaaaactaaatgaatCTAGTAATAGAatgagaaaagcaacaacaacaacaacatacccagtgtattcccacatagtggggtctagggagggtagagtgtacgcagaccataccactagtacaggtgaagtagagaggttgtttccgatagaccccagcttaggaccaataacagtatagcaatcacaaaacataaatgcgATAGACCagtacggtatgcaaaataaactaacaccgctatccacaaaaataacactacagccacaagataatactaaaaacaatCTATCCGAAATCAAATAGAATGAGAAAAGCAAGAGGAAAAAAGTAGTTACACGAGCTACAATGTCAGCATCAACAACAGGTATGCCATGAGCCTTGAAAAGGTTGGAGACAGTGCTCTTCCCTGAAGCAATTCCTCCGGTCAGTCCAACTATCCTCATTCTTATATCCAGCAAAAATCACGTAATGAGGAACAACTAAGGCTGCTCAAAGACAGTTGCTTCCAATGCCTTACTATTCCATTGCTAAACTAGCTTCTTGATTCCAGGATATCTTCAATGTCAAATTCGAACTGACCAATAAGTTGCAGGTTTATTaccagaaaaaaaaaatactaaaacacATAACTTCTTAGCATAAAATTGCAGATCCCTATAGTGCGGTAGAAACATTTTCAAGATAAAAAGagacaaatatgaaaaagaaatttaaattgcTGACAATGAAACTAAGCAGAGATGAAGAAACTTACCGTGAAATGTCTTTCAGTGAGTGAAATCGGCGAAGAAGGAGAGAAGAGAGGAGTGGAGTTGGGCCGGGTCGGGTTACTCCGAAATTGGGGGCAATATTGTGGGGGGGAAATGACAATGCATTCGCCATTTATACATATACTAGACACTTATGTGACACAAAtacaattttgataattaattattaaaataattttaatttttaatttttgtgatttataatattatttcttttatttcaatttaagtgatactaatataattttaaaagttaacTTATGTGGtagtaatataattttgatagttaatcaaatattttatgtcgacatatcattttgtgtctattttatgaaatattattaattttttaatacgatcgtaataattaattagaggtggtatagtaaaatcacgattgaaacagcgaAGAACTcgtgtcttaaatgacttataataactaattagaagtgatataataaagttactttaaaaaataattgtgaaaaaagcataaataggcatcatataagacatcaagttaatttaaaaaatcaaaaattaatttattattttttgtcaattttatattttttattaaatattataattttttaatacttaaataacctatagtaattaatttggggtaatataatcaaattacggttgaagcagctgaaccAGGCAACACAAGTAAGCATGtcgattattttatatttttatttaatattataaatttttaaatacttaaataacttatagtaattaattagaataatataataaaattacgattgaagcagctgaagcaagaAGCACAAGCAGGCATATAGTAGACGTGCCTGCTTATTGATATAATAATAACTAGTTGGCTAAGCTGTGCTACGCATGGGCCCAAAATTCATCTTTGAAAATTTTACGTTATGtaaaattttatcatttaattaaaacttttatttgtttggttgataaatcCATAGTTaagcatatattattatatttagattaataaaatttatataagaaTATTTTGAGCTGTTAATATGACACTCATATAATTTCGAggcaatcaaatattttttaaaaatttttatgtttttttaaaaaatatttacaattattaattattctgatttatattacttttcaaatagtaattattaattatataataaaatattttaagtctttcGCATGAATTATATGCTATCCCAAAAATGTAATTTCATTCTCACAATGGGGAGTGTAATACATTCGCCCCTAAGTCAGCGCCACGTCATTGTCATGCAAGCCaggcaagaaaaaataaattaaaagatatatatatatatatatcgtttAACTTGGCCCCAATTGATATTATGTGTAATTGAGCTAGATAGTAGTAAGCTTCTTGTAGAAGAAGAATAAGTACAGATTCAGAAGGAAGAAGAATAAAGAAGTGTAGAGAGAAGGATcattagagatagaagagtagacATGTTTATGAGCTAACCAACTAACTAACTAACAGTTTATACAGTTCATGTAACTAACTGGAAAACAGTTAAAACAGAAAAATGGAAATTAGTCTACTTTGTTTCTTCTTTGTTCTGCTGCATTCTTCGTATATTCGACATTCCCCCTTAAGTTAGGAAGGTGTGAAGATGTCATAAATTCCTAACTTGGCATTAAGATGAACTTGTTGTGCTATGTCAGCTCCTTAGTTAGCATGTCTGCAGGTTGATCTTGAGTTGCAATATAATGAGTCCTGATTATCCcttggacaatttttttttctgataAAGAAGCAATCAATGTCAATGTGTTTTGCCTTCTCATGATAtattggatttgttgttgtttgtaaAGCAGACTCGCTATCACTGAATACATCTACATGTAGCATCACTTCACATCCAACTTCTTTCTTCAGACCTAGAATCCATATCAACTCTGTTATTACTGGTGCAAGACTTTTAAATTCATATCAATTCTGCTGTTACTACTGTCTAAATTCTGCCTCAGCTGAGCTCTTAGAAACAAAAgtttgtttctttgactttcaGGATGGTACTATTGATTCTCCAACCTTCACAAAATAGCCAATTACAGACCTTCTAGTTTATGGACAGGACAGGATGCCCAGCCTGCATCATAATACGCAATCGCTCTATCATTTGTATCACTAGACAGTGGCACGCCCTGATCAGGTCAATTCTTAACATACTTCACAACTCTAAGTGTTGCCTCCATGTGTGATATGATGAAAAAAGGGACAACCCGATACACTAAAACTCCTGCTATGCGTAGGGTCCGGGAAAGGggccccaccataagggtgtattgtacgcagtcttaccttatatttctgtcagagactgtttccaatacttgaacccgtgacctcctgatcacatgacaacaactttttcAGTTACTCCATTCTTATGATGACTCAACTAATAATTATTACATCAGAAAGTCACTTTCTTTCTTGTAAATAATTGGAATCAAGAAAAATGGTGACTTTCTTAGAAAATAACTATTATATGAAAAATCAACCTTGAGAAAAACACAAACAAGATCGATATGGATTGTGATATTCGCGAAGAAGCAAGCCTTTATGTTCCTATGTTTGTATATTATGGTGGATAAAAAAATGAACCCTGCAACAAATAGCATGGGTGTTTTGTATTGTATCGAACCCCCCACATGGTAGCGATCCACCTAAAGATTTTGATTCCAGTGGGAACAACTATGATCATGGTAGTTGCTAGGGGTGTACAGATCAAACtgtcaagtcaaaccaaaccaaaccgagaaaaaaaaccgacttatggtttgatttggtttggatggtttggcgtttgaaaaaaaaacaatcattttttgtttggtttggtgttaacaaaaaaaaaagtcaaatcgaactcaaatcaaaccgacataatatatatatatatatatatatatatatgtatgtatatatatgcatatatataatttaactttttatacataaaatattaattataatctactttttaaatactttttcaattagttttattaatttccaatatttagaaagtaggtgtgtgtgtatatatatattaagttgtaatatttgtccattaattgctaataaaataatccaaaacccaatataaacttaaaaccgaCACttttcactctttatcttactttttagtttcaagagattTTTTCGCTCCTCAACTTTTCATAATTGAgttttttcattagcacatgagtgaaaacataatTGATCTAGTTTTCAATCAcgatataattgtaaaaaataaggattataaaaaaaaacccaaaaaaatcgaAAAATCCGAAAGAACCGACTAAGATCTAAACCTAAAAAAActgattttatgttggtttgatttggtttatagttttaataaaccgacaaaattggtttgatttttattcaataaaaaatcaaaccaacccaaCCTATGTACACTCTTAGTAGCTGCGGTAAAGTAGGCACGGATATCAACGTCAAAGGTACATTAAACGAACAAGTATTGGAAAGGACCTGAGAGGGGTAAAACACAACGTTAAAGTAAAGATAAGACTAGCAAAAGAAATattgttgtaattttttaaaataataaattcatagtataatttcATTCATGCTTCATACTTTATTGGTTAAATGCtatttatcttcttattttatttgtttaattatatggtagatataaataaataaaatctatagaTAGAGATATACATTTGATATTGAATATTATATGTTACAGAGTGAATATTATGTCACAAAGAAAGAACCACACAAAAGATCGAGGAAAATGAAGaatatataaaagaatttttCGACAATATTTAACACCTTCTACTATACTAAGGTTTTTGCTCATGCCAATACTAAATATCAttagttaatttattttgaaCAATTTTTAAATTGTGCAAGTTGAAAAATTAACATTGGGTATATAATGTCATCTCTTATATTCATTTCCCctcatttcatatatatatatatatatatatatatatatatatatatatatatattgcaagtcaagttttatattttcataagatGCTCTAATTGAAGTTGTAGTAGTTAATACCTTTTGTTAGTGTACTTTATTTTAGATAAGGTACAGTTAATgagtcatgttatcagtaataaGTGATGATTAATAACATTAACAAAATATGAACAGATAAAATATGATTAGTTGAAATAAAGAACAACATAAAGTTGaattttaaatgtaaaaagtATATTTCGCTTGATTGTTTGTTATGCATTTTGCTTCAcctttagattattatttttttcgtgtGTATGTTTTGTTACTTTAGGGACTTAAAATTAGTTTAAACGAAGACAATatgtatttttactttttagatgAATGAAAGGATAATGATTTTTAAATGCTcacaaaatttattgaaaattataaacTTCATTAATGAATAGTAAAATTTTAAAGTAGTGATGGATTCTTTTAATTTGAAAcattgataaaataatttaaattcacAATTGATCAAATAATAACAACTTTCGTGCATCGCGCTGGTActaaattagtttttaataaaAGCCAAAGCACAACTGTCCTATTTAAGTATAGTTTTGGTATATCTAGATGTGACAAATACCACAATCACTGGAAAGTATAGTTTGGTATGTCTAGATTTGGtatgagataagcatccagtaatccctcgaactatgatcaaagttactacaacacactccaacttcaaAGGAATCTTATTATCCcgtgaactcaattttagcatatttttgtcacccttttgtgctgatgccaccattattacataaaatgaggtCCACGTCaactaaaatgattgacaaaaggtGCTACGTCAGcacaaaa
Coding sequences within:
- the LOC107856370 gene encoding dephospho-CoA kinase; this translates as MRIVGLTGGIASGKSTVSNLFKAHGIPVVDADIVARNVLKKGTGGWKKVVAAFSEDILLDNGEVDRAKLGQIVFADPEKRQLLNRLLAPFISRGILMEVIKLWIKGCSIIVLDVPLLFEAKMDKWTKPIVVIWVDPETQLQRLMTRDGSTEEEAKRRINAQMSLDLKRSKADIVIDNTSSLEALHEQFQNVLTEITKPLTWIEFMLSRNGAFLALFSTFVSVAIFKKSS